AACCAAAATGTTAAGTGTTGTGGACTTGTTGATTTTGGATGGTTTTATACTTTGCAGTGCTCTCCCGTAAACAGGAAATAATATTCCATGGTCACTTTCCATTGTTGGGCTCGAATCTCTTTTGTgcactagtttttttttgcgtttgaTGTTTATTTTTTATGGTTCATATCATTTGGGGCCATTAGCAAGTGAAGGTGGTGTCGATGTGGGTCTGATTTCCAAATTGTGAGGCCCTTGTTATTTCTATATGTTAAAGACGCACGCTTCCTCGGCCTCCCATTCGTCTACATCGGCTAAAAAAATTTGCATCGTCTGATGCACATCGTACGGCTCTCctcccttccgccgccgcccgcctcctccttcccaCCGCCATCCCATCCTCCCCTgctctcctccccgccgccgacccacctctcctcctcctccccgtccccggctgctcctcctcctcctccttccccccgtccccgccgccgacaCGGCAACCAATATCGGCGCCGGTGCTGGTTGCGCCGTCGTCCTCCTTTCCCCCTCATCCTCGGCGCTCCGGTGCAGCACGGCGCTCGCACGGCCTCCCCTCCCCCACCggctctctcctccttcccgccgctgccccatccccgtgccgccgcctcaCCGCGCGAGATGGTGGCGGGCAGCGACGGCGCCACCGGGCTATGGTGCGGCACCAGGAGCGTACCCCGTCGGCATCCGGCACTGGCCACTGTGCCGCGCGAGCGGCCCCGCTGGTGGCCACTGGCGTTGTTGCCCCCCCACCCCCGGCGCTGCCTGCTCGCGTAGTTTCATGCCTGATGCTGCGCTCCACGAAACCCTAGCACCGGCCGCCGGCGTGACGACCACCCGATGTCCCGCTCCCCCTGCTCGCCACCGCTGTTCATGCAGCAGCAGGCGGCCACGACGCCATCTCCTCCTCTCGTTCAACTAGATCGTGGGGGAGACGGAGCACAACCACCCCTCGGCGCCCATGCTGTACGCGCCTCTGCCGCAGTCCGCCGCGGGTgcgggcgcgagagcgccaGGCGCACCGGTGGGCAACACTCTGGCCATGGGCGAGCTGATGCGCAAGAAGCACGGCCGACTGCGCAAGTACGCGCCCATGGCAGCATGGCCCTGGCGCTGCCCTCATCTCCTCCGCCTtcaccggcggcgccgcggctccCGGCCACTAGCAGCACCAGCACGACGGGTTCTCCATCAGCGGCCCCCCGTCCGACCCCAACGCCAAGCGTCACGACAGCTCCGGCAAGAAGAAGCAGTTCGAAGCCTTGGTACGTGTTCTTCTCCCTTTCTCAGTTTCCTATATCGCCTTCACCCCTCATATCCTCACCGAGTCGCCGTCAAGGCATGATTCAGATAATCAGTTGCATGATGCAGTGGAGAAGCACGAGCAGTACCTGGTTTTTGTGCCCTCCCCTCATCTTCCTCAAAATGCAAGGCAAGATTCACTTCTGAAATTTAGTTTCCTATTTCTTTTGGGTGAACAGAAATTTGATCCAATGGATAGTGGTCGGATTTAGGCAAGTAAGCAACTCAGTTTGGTGTTTGAAATTCCTTTATCTTTGCAGAAGGTAGACACAAATAAGGCAACCCAGCCTATTCCAAATAAACAGTCTGATTCTTGCACCATATCAAGGCCAGGAAGGATTTTTTGTGCTAATTTGGAGTGGAACCATGCCCGATCTGCAACATAGGCTATTCATAGCTCTATtgcatattttttctttttcatttagTGTCTTGTAATTTGTCATTGTGCGCTGGGTTTTGACTCTCTTTTTCTTCCGACTCAGTTGAAATCCTTGCCTGTCCATACATCTTCCTTTGCTGTCCATACATCTTAAAAGAATCAGTATACATGTTGATCCTACATGTATTGTTCATACAGGGCCCACGTGCAGTCTGCATATTATTCAGGTTCTACCCACGTAGTATTCAGTTGAatccacccacaaaatatatttaaactGTTTTCTACATATGAAAATAATAACCAGACTTCATATACTACGTTCACATGTGGTAGTCGCTACTACTTATTGGATTTTGCTTTC
The genomic region above belongs to Panicum virgatum strain AP13 chromosome 8N, P.virgatum_v5, whole genome shotgun sequence and contains:
- the LOC120685961 gene encoding uncharacterized protein LOC120685961, yielding MLYAPLPQSAAGAGARAPGAPVGNTLAMGELMRKKHGRLRKYAPMAAWPWRCPHLLRLHRRRRGSRPLAAPARRVLHQRPPVRPQRQASRQLRQEEAVRSLVEKHEQYLVFVPSPHLPQNARR